The Citrifermentans bemidjiense Bem genome window below encodes:
- a CDS encoding sugar-transfer associated ATP-grasp domain-containing protein, with translation MNLIEKSASGKVDAIYTKAIASASQLGGTLTPHLRRFIRFLALPYYFFCGIDWRICRKNKLAVCLDLLYIFFVLKHYPDHYFYCRLWEKKREEWKYYFGSIYDAYQRRQFKKFIYSRENFVLFANKQICYQLCHDAGFPLPAQFATLYPHEDYRSGLAACVAQMPPGERLIVKAVDGMGGKGIVVAFRDGDRIKVRRNEEVCDLSEFELNHPAVVQQYVRQHHLVQQFSITTNTIRLSTMLKSDYSGVVLVCAIMRFGVGGSVVDNLCSGGLAVGVDLVTGRLGEFAVGFAATLHARHPDSGMPFKDFQVPYWPEVVDLAKRVQQHFHYHKLLGLDFCITEEGPLLIEINEEQDLGGTEMVYGPVLKNREVLEQFKAYNLLVSRVQQTM, from the coding sequence ATGAATCTGATAGAAAAAAGCGCAAGCGGCAAGGTCGATGCGATCTACACCAAGGCGATAGCTTCCGCCTCGCAACTCGGCGGGACCCTTACCCCGCATCTCAGGAGGTTCATCCGTTTCCTCGCGCTCCCCTACTACTTCTTTTGCGGCATCGATTGGAGGATCTGCCGCAAGAACAAGCTCGCCGTGTGCCTCGACCTCCTGTACATCTTCTTCGTCCTGAAGCACTACCCCGACCACTACTTCTACTGCCGCCTGTGGGAAAAGAAGAGGGAGGAATGGAAGTATTACTTCGGCTCGATATACGACGCGTACCAGCGGCGGCAGTTCAAGAAGTTCATCTACAGCAGGGAAAACTTCGTGCTCTTCGCCAACAAGCAGATCTGCTACCAGTTGTGCCACGACGCCGGTTTCCCGCTTCCCGCGCAGTTCGCTACGCTCTACCCCCACGAGGACTACCGCTCCGGGCTCGCCGCTTGTGTCGCGCAAATGCCCCCCGGGGAGCGGCTCATCGTAAAGGCCGTGGACGGGATGGGAGGGAAGGGGATCGTCGTCGCCTTCCGCGACGGCGACCGGATCAAGGTCAGACGCAACGAGGAGGTCTGCGACCTCTCCGAGTTCGAGCTCAACCACCCCGCCGTGGTGCAGCAATACGTCAGGCAGCACCATCTGGTGCAGCAGTTTTCCATCACCACCAACACCATCAGGTTGTCCACGATGTTGAAGTCGGACTATTCAGGCGTGGTGCTGGTCTGCGCCATCATGAGGTTCGGTGTCGGCGGCTCCGTGGTCGATAACCTTTGTTCCGGCGGGCTTGCCGTTGGGGTCGACCTCGTCACCGGCAGGCTCGGCGAATTCGCCGTCGGTTTTGCCGCGACGCTGCACGCGCGGCACCCCGACTCCGGGATGCCGTTCAAGGACTTCCAGGTACCTTACTGGCCGGAGGTGGTCGACTTGGCCAAAAGGGTGCAGCAGCACTTCCACTACCACAAGTTACTGGGCCTCGACTTTTGCATCACGGAGGAAGGGCCGCTCTTGATAGAGATCAACGAGGAGCAGGACCTGGGCGGAACCGAGATGGTCTACGGTCCCGTCCTGAAAAACCGGGAGGTGCTGGAGCAGTTCAAGGCCTACAACCTACTCGTCAGCAGGGTGCAGCAGACAATGTGA
- a CDS encoding phenylacetate--CoA ligase family protein: MRNEIAKNLLFYPVHYLRGEYVAPLVREVQEINAASSERIALHQEEALCRVIDRALSLELSLYRDLRRHRKQVRPAEVLQLLQEMPLVSKEAMRAAVKEDRRKKGRGLDYRSTSGSTGMPFQFYKDRLATGYMDSVQYAANAWYGIDMGDPQARFWGMPLGAKGALVARVKDLLRNRIRFSAFDLSLEAKEAFYARLRGFAPSYFYGYPSLIAEFCRYAAQQGVDLSALPLKAVVGTGEYVYPRERELISAATGAPFVSEYGCTEVGLIGFECRHGSMHLMASNIVLEIIKDGKSVIDEEGDVYVTELHASHFPFIRYGLGDRGKIVGKPCSCGRNLPVFEVISGRKDDYVITPEGGKIYDAIFAYVLKKGVDQFKAVQTAADRVEITLVANAEYSEELERRYLQELSNRISPCMQIAISRVDRIERSKSGKLRYFERKIN, from the coding sequence ATGAGGAACGAGATCGCGAAAAACCTGCTGTTTTACCCGGTGCACTACCTGAGAGGGGAGTACGTGGCCCCTTTGGTCCGTGAAGTCCAGGAGATCAACGCCGCTTCTTCGGAGCGGATAGCGTTGCATCAAGAAGAGGCCCTATGCCGGGTCATCGATCGTGCGCTTTCTCTGGAGCTCTCCCTTTATCGTGACCTGCGCCGGCATCGAAAGCAGGTCCGTCCCGCCGAGGTGCTGCAGCTGCTGCAGGAGATGCCGCTGGTTTCCAAGGAGGCTATGCGGGCCGCGGTGAAAGAGGACCGCAGGAAAAAGGGAAGGGGGCTCGATTACCGCTCCACCAGTGGCTCGACCGGGATGCCCTTTCAGTTCTACAAGGACCGCCTGGCGACCGGGTACATGGACTCGGTCCAGTATGCGGCCAATGCTTGGTACGGCATCGACATGGGGGACCCGCAGGCCCGATTCTGGGGCATGCCGCTGGGCGCCAAGGGGGCCCTGGTCGCCAGGGTAAAGGACCTGCTGCGAAACCGCATCAGGTTCTCGGCCTTCGATCTGAGCCTGGAGGCGAAGGAGGCATTCTACGCCCGGCTGCGCGGCTTCGCCCCCAGCTACTTTTACGGCTACCCGAGCCTTATCGCCGAATTCTGCAGGTACGCGGCGCAGCAGGGGGTGGACCTGTCGGCGCTGCCGCTCAAGGCGGTGGTAGGTACCGGCGAGTACGTGTATCCCAGGGAAAGGGAGTTGATCTCGGCCGCGACCGGCGCCCCCTTCGTGAGCGAATACGGCTGCACCGAGGTGGGGCTGATCGGGTTCGAATGCCGGCACGGCAGCATGCATCTCATGGCGTCGAACATCGTCCTCGAGATCATCAAGGACGGTAAAAGCGTCATAGATGAGGAGGGGGATGTCTACGTGACCGAACTGCACGCGAGCCACTTCCCCTTTATCAGGTACGGGCTGGGCGACCGCGGCAAAATCGTCGGCAAGCCCTGCAGCTGCGGCCGCAACCTCCCGGTGTTCGAGGTCATCTCCGGCAGGAAGGACGATTACGTGATCACCCCCGAGGGGGGGAAGATCTACGACGCCATCTTCGCCTACGTGCTGAAAAAAGGGGTGGACCAGTTCAAGGCGGTGCAGACGGCGGCAGACCGTGTCGAGATAACCCTGGTCGCCAACGCGGAGTATTCCGAGGAACTGGAGAGACGCTACCTGCAGGAACTGAGTAACCGTATCTCGCCCTGCATGCAGATCGCCATCAGCAGGGTAGATCGGATCGAGCGCAGCAAGTCCGGCAAACTGAGATATTTCGAAAGGAAAATCAACTAG
- a CDS encoding flippase encodes MHLRKVIENILSNWVNLVVTIAIAFVVSPVVVQTLGKELYGVWTLVVSVTGYFTVLDFGVNTAIVRYISSSAARNDDDRARSVYSTSMAIFGITSSVVLAFSLVFGYFFQDLFQLYHIPRSYLYAVFLISALDLAGGLVCSVFLGALAGLQEFKFINGTSLSINIVKSVVLVLMLKSGYTLLALALLQLVASVARALCQYALLRRKYGHLRFDRQAVNRDTVKLIYNYSVYSFVIAVALKLLFYTDSVVIGALIGVSQVAFYAIPSSLLDYLEKFVWAIISVLIPMISANEATGAGGANERLYVTGTRYTLLLSMPVVISLYCYGGDFITLWMGPEFGERSLWVLRLLLIGFGFSFSQLIAHGILKGISRHRVLAYILAFEALANFGMSVALAKPYGIEGVAVGTLVPLVLASACIVCYSCRLLNIGIWRYLARAYSAALAGTLAALLFIAWNPYRITGFFSLFATCAVVAAVFLAVAFPASLEREHRDLLLKKLFGRAAVSGS; translated from the coding sequence ATGCACTTGCGCAAAGTAATAGAAAACATCCTCTCCAACTGGGTCAACCTGGTGGTGACCATCGCCATAGCCTTCGTCGTGAGCCCGGTAGTGGTGCAGACACTGGGCAAGGAACTGTACGGCGTATGGACCCTCGTGGTGTCGGTCACCGGGTATTTCACCGTGCTCGATTTCGGGGTCAACACGGCGATCGTGCGCTATATCTCCAGCAGCGCCGCCCGGAACGATGACGACCGTGCGCGCTCCGTCTACTCCACCTCGATGGCGATCTTCGGGATAACCTCCTCCGTGGTGCTCGCCTTCTCGCTGGTTTTCGGCTACTTCTTCCAGGATCTGTTCCAGCTCTATCACATCCCCAGGTCCTACCTTTACGCCGTATTCCTGATCTCAGCCCTGGATCTTGCGGGGGGGCTCGTCTGCTCCGTGTTCCTCGGTGCGCTGGCAGGGCTGCAGGAATTCAAGTTCATAAACGGCACCTCCCTCTCGATCAACATCGTCAAGAGCGTGGTCCTGGTGCTGATGCTCAAAAGCGGCTACACCCTCCTTGCCCTTGCCTTGCTGCAACTGGTGGCGAGTGTCGCGCGGGCGCTATGCCAGTACGCCCTCCTGCGCCGGAAGTACGGGCATCTCCGCTTCGACCGGCAGGCGGTGAACCGGGACACGGTGAAGCTCATCTACAACTACAGCGTGTACAGCTTCGTCATCGCCGTCGCCCTAAAGCTCCTTTTCTACACCGACTCGGTGGTGATAGGCGCCCTGATCGGGGTCTCCCAGGTCGCCTTCTACGCCATTCCTTCGTCCTTGCTGGACTACCTAGAGAAGTTCGTCTGGGCCATAATCTCGGTGCTGATACCGATGATCAGCGCCAACGAGGCTACCGGGGCGGGGGGCGCCAACGAGAGGCTCTACGTCACCGGCACCCGCTATACGCTTCTTCTCAGCATGCCGGTGGTGATCTCGCTCTACTGCTACGGGGGGGATTTCATCACCCTCTGGATGGGCCCGGAGTTCGGCGAGCGCTCCCTTTGGGTATTGAGGCTCCTGCTGATCGGTTTCGGCTTCTCCTTCTCGCAGCTGATAGCCCACGGGATCCTGAAGGGGATCAGCAGGCATCGGGTGCTGGCTTACATTCTGGCCTTCGAGGCACTAGCCAATTTCGGGATGAGCGTCGCGCTCGCCAAGCCCTACGGCATCGAGGGAGTCGCCGTGGGGACGTTGGTCCCCTTGGTGCTGGCGTCGGCCTGCATCGTCTGCTACAGCTGCCGCCTGCTCAACATCGGCATCTGGCGCTACCTCGCCAGGGCCTATAGCGCGGCGCTCGCCGGGACCCTGGCCGCGCTCCTCTTCATCGCCTGGAACCCGTACCGGATTACCGGCTTTTTTTCGCTTTTCGCCACCTGTGCCGTGGTTGCCGCCGTTTTCCTGGCGGTCGCTTTCCCGGCGTCCTTGGAAAGGGAGCACAGGGATCTTTTGCTCAAGAAGCTTTTCGGCAGGGCGGCCGTTTCGGGGAGCTGA
- a CDS encoding glycosyltransferase translates to MQNVLFYYSSQQVHTGSPKVLARLIEGLDRTLYVPYFIAGRPGDLSRRLAANGTVILEGEVGQVSATTLLNNTANLFRLTRLLKRNKISLVHINQLGWNLDLAVAARLLSIPVVFHIHNHEQINLRNLDCRLGSRYLFVSRALAEQCDAYRFHPVKTQVLYNPIDIDRFRAGRPIRQELNLPQNAPVVGTVAQICHRKGIDIIVNCAQKVLSSVPEAVFVIAGPDGLGEERFAQELRAEIAGNGLSEKIRLVGPRDDIEDFMASLDLFFLPTRAEPFGMVFVEAMAAGVPVVASNVGGIPEIIPAEEFGILLDSESPRYPEVIAGLLVDADRRRRMAAAAFERARDNFSHSIFNRKIGSLYRELI, encoded by the coding sequence GTGCAAAACGTCTTGTTTTATTACTCGTCCCAGCAGGTGCACACCGGCTCGCCCAAGGTGCTGGCGCGCCTCATCGAGGGGCTGGACCGTACCCTTTACGTGCCTTATTTCATCGCCGGGCGTCCCGGCGACCTGTCGCGCAGGCTCGCTGCAAACGGAACCGTGATCCTTGAAGGGGAGGTGGGGCAGGTTTCCGCCACTACCCTCTTGAACAACACGGCGAACCTTTTCCGGCTGACGAGGCTTTTAAAGCGCAACAAGATCTCTCTGGTGCACATAAACCAGCTGGGGTGGAACCTCGATCTCGCCGTCGCAGCGAGGCTCCTCTCCATCCCGGTCGTGTTCCACATCCACAACCACGAGCAGATCAACCTGCGCAACCTCGACTGCCGGCTGGGATCGCGCTACCTGTTCGTTTCCCGGGCGCTCGCCGAGCAGTGCGACGCCTACCGTTTCCACCCGGTGAAGACGCAGGTGCTCTACAACCCCATCGACATCGACAGGTTCCGCGCCGGGCGCCCAATCCGGCAGGAGCTGAACCTCCCTCAAAATGCACCGGTGGTGGGGACCGTGGCCCAGATCTGCCACCGGAAGGGGATCGACATCATCGTCAACTGCGCGCAGAAGGTGCTCTCCTCGGTACCCGAGGCGGTATTCGTCATCGCCGGACCGGACGGGCTCGGGGAGGAGCGCTTCGCGCAGGAGCTCCGCGCGGAGATTGCCGGCAATGGACTCTCGGAAAAAATCCGCCTCGTCGGCCCGCGCGACGACATCGAGGACTTCATGGCCAGCCTGGACCTCTTCTTTCTCCCCACCCGTGCGGAGCCGTTCGGCATGGTCTTTGTGGAGGCCATGGCGGCGGGGGTCCCCGTCGTGGCCAGCAACGTCGGGGGGATCCCCGAGATCATACCTGCGGAGGAGTTCGGCATCCTCTTGGACTCGGAATCCCCGCGTTATCCGGAAGTTATCGCGGGGCTCCTGGTCGACGCCGACCGGAGAAGGCGCATGGCGGCAGCTGCCTTCGAGCGCGCGCGGGACAACTTTTCACACTCGATCTTCAACCGGAAGATCGGGTCGCTCTACCGTGAACTGATCTGA
- a CDS encoding glycosyltransferase, whose product MEVLFVSVIIPVFNAHRTLDSCLQSILACDYLRDSFEVIVVDNCSTDDSAEIARRYPVTLTTKIGGTISSVRNHGVSLARGSVLGFVDSDCIVASDWLSEVVKVLQLQGAGAAGSGYLVPERYTWVEKAWLYERGGGTYQTGLVPGGNCAFKAELFQAIGGFDEGLTTGEDSDICRRVIEAGYKVIGSGSIRCVHLGNSKTLRQFARKEFWYGIDMVKDLRVTSFDGTFFMTAVFLLGFASFTAALLLTLATGRQSPLLYSPLAMLAVSAVCSGYRVRRSRKYRYYFHLVVLYFLYFCSRSCAVVSSVLKSSRTT is encoded by the coding sequence ATGGAAGTTCTTTTCGTATCAGTGATAATACCGGTCTTCAATGCGCACAGAACCCTCGACTCCTGCCTGCAGAGCATCCTCGCCTGCGACTACCTTCGCGACAGTTTCGAGGTGATCGTCGTCGACAACTGCTCAACCGACGACTCCGCCGAGATAGCCCGGCGCTACCCGGTGACGCTGACCACGAAAATCGGGGGGACCATCAGTTCGGTCAGAAACCACGGCGTAAGCCTCGCGCGGGGCTCGGTCCTGGGTTTTGTCGACAGCGACTGCATCGTCGCTTCCGACTGGCTTTCGGAGGTGGTCAAGGTCCTGCAGCTTCAAGGCGCCGGGGCGGCGGGTTCGGGTTACCTGGTCCCGGAGCGCTACACCTGGGTCGAGAAGGCCTGGCTCTACGAGCGGGGGGGGGGAACCTACCAGACCGGGCTGGTCCCCGGCGGGAACTGCGCGTTCAAGGCGGAGTTGTTCCAAGCGATCGGCGGCTTCGACGAGGGGCTCACCACCGGCGAGGACTCCGACATCTGCAGGCGCGTGATCGAGGCGGGATACAAGGTGATCGGCTCGGGTTCCATACGCTGCGTGCACCTGGGCAACTCGAAGACGCTCAGGCAGTTCGCCAGGAAGGAGTTCTGGTACGGCATCGACATGGTGAAGGACCTGCGGGTCACCTCGTTCGACGGCACCTTTTTCATGACTGCCGTTTTTCTGCTCGGCTTCGCGTCTTTCACCGCGGCGCTGCTGCTGACCCTGGCGACGGGGAGGCAGTCGCCGCTTTTGTACTCCCCACTGGCCATGCTCGCCGTAAGCGCCGTCTGCTCGGGATACCGGGTCCGGCGGTCGAGGAAATACCGGTATTACTTTCACCTGGTCGTTTTGTACTTCCTTTACTTTTGCTCCCGTTCCTGCGCCGTGGTGAGCTCGGTGCTGAAGAGCTCGAGAACCACGTGA